A single genomic interval of Coccidioides posadasii str. Silveira chromosome 1, complete sequence harbors:
- a CDS encoding uncharacterized protein (EggNog:ENOG410PY05~BUSCO:8599at33183) yields MESPGGIPLSLTVLKFSYVTTTTDRTSPLGWTHISGGVDLRAVFGRTQVRENGSSWTTGSPTLKVLRGLDVLEDLDLDALAREAVASSSSQIQISSSKAPIAVLVKSPCLAIRYPTRVNQIRRFQLKFTSDADYRKAVSILSEVGCPITESTAGSFPPSTAFLTRPNTASWPHSTASPVLGMPSSQAGSHSIRAVPATVPETRPSTIGSSSALGTTQPSRNTQVMNKNARSEYENSSERPSTAPIFLDAGSLIEQLPPKRELPFAKPQRRQQRYIPPKQTMGITANSIDLRLNPQTHGGETPPPESSIQASMTRLDSGGIQSPVARSAMDSIAKSDVFSTGTSTSFTPSSISTLGAALEIASDAAPVKAAQSILAESRTSTELDGRPNPARSAVQLLPQTSNLSYSASSNPPQIPSQQSHIDSQPNISTVPVTSNLLTTTDLSSYLSTPTTERSALVESWVCQQLESDGFLALCQDVECVWKRIAFGL; encoded by the exons ATGGAAAGCCCAGGAGGTATTCCCCTTTCGTTAACGGTGCTCAAGTTCTCTTACGTTACAACGACTACGGATCGAACCTCTCCTCTCGGCTGGACTCATATATCTGGCGGTGTCGACTTAAGGGCGGTTTTTGGTCGTACCCAAGTTCGAGAGAATGGCTCGTCATGGACAACGGGGAGCCCTACCCTGAAGGTGCTGCGAGGACTGGATGTCCTG GAAGATCTGGATCTCGATGCCCTCGCGAGAGAAGCAGTGGCGAGCTCATCGAGCCAGATACAGATTTCGAGTTCAAAGGCCCCCATCGCCGTGCTCGTCAAGTCTCCTTGCCTTGCTATCCGGTATCCTACGCGTGTCAATCAG ATCCGCAGATTTCAGCTGAAATTCACTTCTGATGCCGATTACCGCAAGGCTGTCTCGATTTTGAGCGAAGTCGGATGTCCTATAACCGAATCGACCGCTGGTAGCTTTCCACCATCGACTGCATTCCTCACAAGACCAAACACAGCAAGTTGGCCTCATAGCACAGCGTCTCCTGTGTTGGGAATGCCTTCATCCCAGGCCGGAAGCCACAGTATACGAGCAGTTCCAGCTACAGTGCCAGAGACGCGTCCATCTACCATC GGATCTTCTTCGGCTCTAGGTACAACTCAACCGTCGAGGAACACACAAGTTATGAATAAAAACGCACGTTCGGAATATGAAAACTCCTCTGAACGGCCGTCGACGGCCCCAATCTTCCTTGATGCAGGGTCGTTAATCGAGCAGCTTCCTCCAAAGAGAGAGCTACCGTTTGCAAAGCCTCAGCGTAGACAGCAACGCTACATTCCGCCCAAACAGACAATGGGCATTACTGCTAACTCTATAGATCTACGCTTGAATCCTCAAACCCACGGCGGCGAGACGCCTCCTCCAGAGTCGAGTATCCAGGCTTCAATGACGCGTCTCGATTCGGGAGGGATACAGTCCCCTGTCGCTAGGAGTGCGATGGATAGTATAGCCAAAAGTGACGTTTTTTCAACGGGCACATCGACCTCATTCACGCCGTCAAGTATATCCACTCTGGGGGCCGCACTGGAAATCGCGTCTGACGCGGCACCGGTCAAAGCCGCGCAGTCTATCCTTGCAGAAAGCCGTACAAGCACTGAACTTG ATGGTCGCCCTAACCCTGCTCGTAGCGCTGTGCAGCTTCTACCCCAAACTAGCAATTTAAGCTACAGTGCGTCATCAAACCCGCCCCAAATCCCAAGCCAACAAAGCCACATCGACAGTCAACCAAACATATCCACTGTTCCTGTAACCAGCAACCTACTCACTACAACAGACCTATCATCTTACCTTTCAACGCCGACAACAGAG
- the RSC9 gene encoding Chromatin structure-remodeling complex protein rsc9 (EggNog:ENOG410PM7M~COG:S~BUSCO:2845at33183), translated as MSFSRQQLETDGRYFAESLSAAYSQSGRVYSWPLNPALGWRIGNKRVSPQALFREVGRRGGYHQASVDKRHWWAIAQAVGIVAGAAGALSFHVKRLYEERLLDLEARTVGFVGPQAVAAPAPPPPPPPPPPPSLPPPPLPHPPQAASFDPPSFPPSSSTMATPAAEPAPSEARGDSRPPTPDPGPPTIVLDRTGGDIYHRSYMGLKSRIPEEVEQGLYHLVRLSDIHQEVLLFDEYSGLAEALLQQILTIGELVHGISWEPNYDYAYFNDEYKANARFDDLCAEGTFDLLDRLRRLEVIFPQADVLDDETNTKLRLVNEAALVLRNMCQVDLNAHFLKELPLARDTATIVLKLPPMPVFNEMKNHMLEVVSEACLWWPLWDNDHLFCTLMLYLDSKDRFHLLTALKALVMFSYELEGIKKFGLAKSVFTTLIDYLYLEQDPELMSAVLDFIYQYVCEPDNVAFILENFDLPTTLIPRLVALLLYDAERQHEIRVYADEQKRPTPTRITIPPERCVNSLLGFQEPERTARWAQCVFQEDSEGEIAQRAVWVAYQQTFTDFLKPEHSPLLPAPDFINTVTHAFSIARARVINEGEQGQKFVIQGIRPRDVCRDMNGFPYYYCKWRVPKNPKPAASDELPALPPNADAGKAQGASVADGQGTASSSQSSAPTPPTNYRPSTAEDEKNEQPAPGRAWEKATVAGAPVYPQGPPKPRNPENDKRLADETPARIPQYLELSDLSITGHSMNHPDLEYCNRVWVDPEKYRKHVLCVHMGIRNSTDGNWYPFDRFKKVPNPVCHFDKCEEFEKPTKNLNLVAAHVSGHLPPLINMEDTPLEWGRPFFYPKRFIRWDYFATPQDENKEPYGIAYKALLIMRNILQNTPRTKPKGRFEGTESWGVALYYSRRARLLEVADLNPTLRKEIFDFVNDIDNSRWGFIFEL; from the exons ATGTCTTTCTCCCGGCAGCAGCTCGAGACCGACGGCCGCTACTTCGCGGAGAGCTTGAGCGCTGCGTACTCGCAGTCTGG ACGGGTCTATTCCTGGCCCCTAAACCCTGCTCTGGGTTGGCGCATTGGGAACAAGCGGGTTAGCCCGCAGGCCCTGTTCAGAGAGGTTGGGCGCCGCGGGGGATATCACCAGGCCTCCGTGGACAAGAGGCACTGGTGGGCAATCGCCCAGGCAGTGGGCATTGTAGCCGGAGCGGCAGGGGCCCTGTCGTTCCACGTAAAGCGCCTCTACGAAGAGCGGCTCCT GGACCTGGAGGCCCGCACTGTTGGCTTCGTTGGGCCACAAGCAGTTGCTG CTCcagctcctcctcctcctcctcctcctcctcctcctccatctCTTCCCCCTCCACCGCTTCCACACCCTCCTCAAGCCGCTTCCTTCGATCCTCCTTCGTTTCCTCCATCGTCCTCAACGATGGCAACTCCTGCGGCTGAACCCGCTCCTTCAGAAGCGCGCGGAGATTCCCGCCCTCCAACCCCAGACCCCGGCCCGCCAACCATTGTTCTTGATCGTACCG GGGGGGATATCTATCACCGGTCCTATATGGGCCTTAAATCAAGAATCCCAGAAGAGGTCGAGCAAGGGCTGTACCATCTGGTACGCCTCTCAGATATACACCAAGAAGTGTTGCTCTTCGACGAGTACTCGGGACTTGCAGAGGCATTGCTCCAGCAGATCTTAACCATCGGGGAGCTAGTTCACGGTATCTCCTGGGAACCAAACTACGATTACGCGTATTTCAACGATGAGTACAAAGCAAACGCGCGTTTTGACGATCTCTGCGCCGAAGGAACGTTCGATTTGCTCGATCGCCTCCGCCGACTTGAAGTCATCTTCCCTCAAGCAGATGTTCTGGATGACGAGACTAATACCAAGCTTCGCTTAGTCAACGAGGCCGCATTGGTCCTCAGAAATATGTGTCAGGTCGACCTCAATGCTCATTTTTTGAAAGAGCTTCCTCTAGCGAGAGACACCGCGACCATCGTGCTCAAGCTTCCCCCTATGCCTGTGTTTAACGAAATGAAAAACCACATGCTTGAGGTGGTGTCTGAGGCTTGTCTATGGTGGCCCTTGTGGGACAACGACCATCTTTTCTGTACTCTGATGCTATATTTGGACTCCAAAGACCGCTTCCACCTGCTCACTGCTCTAAAGGCACTGGTAATGTTCTCTTACGAGCTCGAAGGCATCAAGAAATTCGGCCTGGCAAAGAGTGTGTTTACCACGCTGATAGACTACCTTTACCTTGAGCAAGATCCGGAGTTGATGTCGGCGGTACTCGATTTTATCTATCAATATGTTTGCGAGCCGGATAATGTTGCGTTCATCCTCGAAAACTTTGATCTTCCCACAACGCTGATTCCACGTCTTGTCGCCCTGTTGCTGTATGATGCCGAACGTCAACACGAAATCAGAGTTTACGCCGACGAGCAGAAACGCCCCACCCCGACCCGAATCACAATCCCTCCCGAGAGATGCGTCAACAGTTTGCTAGGATTCCAAGAACCTGAACGCACTGCACGCTGGGCCCAATGCGTTTTTCAGGAGGATTCAGAGGGTGAAATTGCTCAAAGGGCTGTGTGGGTTGCCTATCAGCAGACTTTTACCGATTTCCTGAAGCCCGAACATTCACCTCTTCTTCCTGCTCCAGACTTCATCAACACCGTCACCCATGCCTTTAGCATTGCTCGGGCTCGCGTGATTAATGAAGGAGAACAAGGTCAAAAGTTTGTTATCCAAGGAATCCGTCCTAGAGACGTTTGTCGAGATATGAATGGCTTCCCTTACTATTATTGCAAGTGGAGAGTGCCAAAAAATCCCAAACCGGCAGCAAGCGATGAACTCCCTGCGCTCCCTCCCAATGCAGACGCGGGTAAAGCACAAGGCGCCTCGGTGGCCGATGGTCAGGGTACTGCGTCCAGCAGCCAGTCCTCGGCACCAACTCCTCCCACCAATTATCGGCCGTCAACTGCTGAGGATGAGAAAAATGAACAGCCAGCTCCAGGTAGGGCTTGGGAGAAAGCCACGGTGGCGGGCGCACCGGTTTATCCACAAGGGCCGCCAAAACCGCGCAATCCTGAGAACGACAAACGTCTTGCCGATGAGACTCCAGCACGAATCCCACAGTATCTCGAGCTAAGTGACCTCAGTATTACTGGCCACTCCATGAATCATCCCGACTTGGAATACTGTAACCGCGTTTGGGTTGACCCAGAGAAATACCGAAAGCACGTGTTGTGCGTCCATATGGGAATTCGAAACTCGACGGATGGCAACTGGTATCCATTCGATCGGTTCAAGAAGGTCCCCAATCCAGTCTGCCATTTCGATAAATGTGAGGAATTCGAGAAACCAACTAAGAATCTCAACTTGGTCGCTGCCCATGTTTCCGGCCATCTTCCACCGCTCATCAACATGGAAGACACTCCCCTCGAATGGGGTCGACCATTTTTCTATCCAAAGCGCTTCATCCGCTGGGATTATTTCGCCACCCCACAGGACGAAAACAAGGAGCCCTACGGCATCGCGTACAAGGCACTACTCATCATGCGAAACATCCTGCAGAATACCCCTCGAACCAAACCCAAAGGTCGCTTCGAAGGCACTGAATCATGGGGCGTTGCATTGTACTATTCCAGGCGCGCAAGATTGCTCGAGGTGGCTGACCTTAACCCTACTCTTCGCAAGGAAATCTTCGATTTCGTTAACGACATCGACAATTCTCGTTGGGGTTTTATTTTCGAGCTTTAA
- a CDS encoding uncharacterized protein (SECRETED:SignalP(1-18)~EggNog:ENOG410PT9V~COG:S) translates to MSFKFGVSLLTLTAAAAAIQVTSPVSGATWNLSKSHTITWTSTNTDPLTFAIELANLGVYPPFIMKVARGVKTSSGSYRTEPIEKIPEGDTYQFNFLSDDPSKPGILAQSQQFSASSASVPTNSSSGATSTSINPGSKFTSTTSSGSRAASRTSKVSTTSTSTRRPLTTTADMTSSAPEQRATNAAPALQVYSGANGLILFALALIA, encoded by the exons ATGTCTTTCAAGTTTGGCGTGTCCCTTTTGACACTCACCGCCGCTGCCGCTG CAATCCAAGTGACCAGTCCAGTCAGCGGTGCAACCTGGAATCTATCCAAGAGCCACACCATCACATGGACTTCTACCAA CACTGATCCATTGACCTTCGCCATCGAATTGGCGAACCTGGGCGTTTATCCTCCGTTTATTATGAAGGTTGCAAGGGGTGTCAAGACAAGCAGTGGTTCATATCGCACAGAACCAATCGAGAAGATTCCGGAAGG AGATACATATCAATTCAACTTTCTATCCGACGATCCCAGCAAACCGGGGATCCTCGCCCAGTCGCAGcaattttctgcttcttcagCTAGTGTCCCCACAAACTCATCGTCGGGCGCTACCAGTACCTCTATTAACCCCGGATCCAAATTCA CCTCGACTACCAGTTCTGGATCTCGTGCTGCTTCCCGCACTTCTAAGGTTTCCACTACATCCACTAGTACCCGCCGTCCCCTTACGACTACAGCGGATATGACCTCTTCAGCCCCTGAACAACGCGCCACCAATGCAGCCCCTGCCCTTCAAGTGTATAGCGGCGCTAATGGGTTGATCCTCTTCGCTCTCGCTCTAATCGCCTAA